One Helicobacter cetorum MIT 00-7128 DNA window includes the following coding sequences:
- a CDS encoding c-type cytochrome, whose translation MKKIILILSIVTLTQALAQSAKDIIKTKGCISCHGKKFEKPVGARKLVVNTLSAKQIESDLMDFKTGKKKSAFMQMQVNKLSIEDIKALAKYIPTLK comes from the coding sequence ATGAAAAAAATTATTTTAATCTTAAGTATCGTAACACTAACGCAAGCTCTAGCCCAAAGTGCGAAGGATATTATTAAAACCAAAGGTTGCATTAGTTGTCATGGCAAAAAATTTGAAAAACCCGTAGGTGCTAGAAAATTAGTTGTAAACACTCTTAGTGCCAAACAGATTGAGAGTGATTTAATGGATTTTAAAACCGGCAAGAAAAAAAGCGCTTTTATGCAAATGCAAGTCAATAAACTTAGCATTGAAGACATTAAGGCTTTAGCCAAATATATTCCCACTCTAAAATAA
- a CDS encoding uroporphyrinogen-III synthase, translated as MREIVWVHSKEIAPYKTLILNEFCYHALELDLSPFDALIFTSKNAVFSLLETLKNSPKLKILQNIPSYALSEPSAKILQAHGFKVAFVGQKAHGKEFAKEIIPLLKNKKVLYLRAKEIVSHLDTILLEHGVSLTQAIVYENKLKTLSLSEKNALKPKDNSILIFTAISHVKAFLYYFEFLENYTAISIGNTTAQFLLEQGIKSHIAKKPSIEACLDLALSLKVKEY; from the coding sequence ATGAGAGAGATTGTATGGGTGCATTCTAAAGAAATTGCGCCCTATAAAACTCTCATTCTCAATGAATTTTGCTACCATGCTTTAGAATTAGACCTAAGCCCTTTTGACGCTCTAATCTTTACTTCTAAAAATGCAGTGTTTTCTTTGCTAGAAACTTTAAAAAATAGTCCTAAACTCAAAATTTTGCAAAATATTCCTAGTTATGCTTTGAGCGAACCTAGCGCTAAAATTTTACAAGCTCATGGTTTTAAAGTGGCGTTTGTAGGACAAAAAGCTCATGGAAAAGAGTTTGCCAAAGAAATTATTCCTTTACTAAAGAATAAAAAAGTTTTGTATCTAAGGGCTAAAGAAATTGTCTCTCATTTAGATACCATTCTTTTAGAACATGGTGTGAGTCTCACCCAAGCTATTGTTTATGAAAACAAGCTTAAAACTTTGAGCTTGAGTGAAAAAAACGCTCTAAAACCTAAAGATAATAGCATTCTCATTTTTACAGCCATAAGCCATGTAAAAGCCTTTTTGTATTATTTTGAATTTTTAGAAAATTACACCGCCATAAGTATCGGAAACACAACCGCTCAGTTTTTATTAGAACAAGGTATTAAAAGCCACATTGCAAAAAAGCCTTCCATAGAAGCGTGTTTAGACCTAGCTTTAAGTTTGAAAGTTAAGGAATATTAA
- the hemW gene encoding radical SAM family heme chaperone HemW has protein sequence MILYIHIPFCDNKCGYCAFNSYENKHELIEEYVKALCLDLKHALGQTDEKIESIFIGGGTPNTLSVKSFESIFECVYQNASLTTDCEITTEANPELISKTWCESLRDLGVNRISLGVQSFREDKLLFLERKHSKNIAPIIEIIAKSKIKNISIDLIYNTPLDNELSLKEELKCAYELPINHLSAYALSIEKNTNLEKNAKKSSSINYDRVVKDTLESFSFKQYEVSNYARNYKVKHNLAYWGAKDYLGCGAGAVGCINNKRFYAKKIIENYIKDPLKRQVELLNKEDKRLERLFLGLRCELGVELSLLDENKVGLLIKENKAFTKNNQLIASDFFMADEMALWLL, from the coding sequence ATGATTTTATATATCCATATCCCTTTTTGTGATAATAAATGCGGTTATTGTGCTTTCAACTCGTATGAAAATAAGCACGAATTAATAGAAGAATATGTAAAGGCGTTATGTCTAGATTTAAAGCATGCTTTAGGGCAAACAGATGAAAAAATTGAGAGCATTTTTATTGGTGGTGGCACGCCTAATACCTTAAGCGTAAAATCTTTTGAGAGTATTTTTGAATGTGTTTATCAAAATGCGAGCTTAACTACAGATTGCGAGATAACCACTGAGGCTAATCCTGAGTTGATTTCTAAAACTTGGTGTGAAAGTTTAAGAGATTTAGGAGTTAATCGTATAAGTTTAGGGGTGCAAAGTTTTAGAGAAGATAAATTATTGTTTTTAGAACGCAAACACTCCAAAAATATTGCCCCTATCATAGAAATTATTGCAAAAAGTAAGATTAAAAATATTAGTATTGATTTGATTTATAACACTCCCTTAGACAACGAATTATCGTTAAAAGAAGAATTAAAATGCGCTTATGAACTTCCTATCAATCATTTGAGTGCCTATGCTTTAAGCATTGAAAAAAACACGAATTTAGAAAAAAACGCTAAAAAATCATCAAGTATTAATTATGATAGGGTAGTTAAAGATACTTTAGAAAGCTTTTCTTTCAAGCAATACGAAGTGTCTAATTATGCTAGAAATTATAAGGTCAAACACAATTTAGCTTACTGGGGGGCTAAAGACTATTTAGGGTGTGGGGCTGGGGCTGTGGGCTGTATCAATAACAAACGATTTTATGCTAAAAAAATCATAGAAAATTATATAAAAGACCCCCTAAAACGCCAAGTTGAGTTACTGAATAAAGAAGATAAGCGATTAGAAAGGCTGTTTTTAGGTTTAAGATGTGAATTAGGGGTTGAGCTTAGTTTATTAGATGAGAATAAAGTAGGGCTTTTAATAAAAGAAAATAAGGCTTTCACTAAAAACAATCAACTCATAGCGAGCGATTTTTTTATGGCTGATGAAATGGCTTTATGGTTGCTTTAA
- a CDS encoding rhodanese-like domain-containing protein, which yields MFENYAISLEEVNFNDFVVVDVRELDEFEELRLPNSTLINDPKKLANFLEEHKNDKVLLHCKAGMRAMNAAKMMHNLGYKPYYLEGNVYDFEKYGARMEYGKAPLNGKPC from the coding sequence ATGTTTGAAAATTATGCAATCAGTTTAGAAGAAGTCAATTTTAATGATTTTGTAGTGGTAGATGTGCGTGAATTAGATGAATTTGAAGAATTGCGTTTGCCAAACTCTACTCTTATCAATGACCCTAAAAAGCTTGCTAACTTTTTAGAAGAACATAAAAATGACAAGGTATTACTACATTGCAAAGCAGGCATGAGAGCGATGAATGCGGCTAAGATGATGCATAATCTTGGTTACAAGCCTTATTATTTAGAAGGCAATGTCTATGATTTTGAAAAATATGGCGCTAGAATGGAATATGGCAAAGCACCTTTAAATGGCAAACCTTGCTAA
- the crcB gene encoding fluoride efflux transporter CrcB, whose amino-acid sequence MNLVFLFAALGGAIGSSLRYFVGKMMPSKFLMFESFPLGTFTVNLVGCFVIGFMGHLAAKKVFGDEFGIFFVTGVLGGFTTFSSYGLDTLKLLQKSQYIEAISYALGTNILGLICVAIGWFLAKNFVGLN is encoded by the coding sequence ATGAATTTGGTCTTTTTATTTGCAGCCCTTGGGGGGGCTATAGGGAGTTCATTAAGGTATTTTGTGGGTAAAATGATGCCTAGCAAGTTTTTAATGTTTGAAAGTTTTCCTTTAGGGACTTTCACGGTGAATCTTGTGGGGTGTTTTGTCATTGGCTTTATGGGGCATTTAGCAGCTAAAAAAGTTTTTGGTGATGAATTTGGGATTTTCTTTGTAACCGGAGTTTTAGGGGGCTTTACAACCTTTTCTTCCTACGGACTTGATACTTTAAAACTCTTGCAAAAATCTCAATACATTGAAGCGATTTCTTATGCCTTAGGCACAAATATTTTAGGGCTAATTTGTGTGGCAATCGGCTGGTTTTTGGCTAAAAACTTTGTAGGCTTAAATTAA
- a CDS encoding aspartate kinase, which produces MLIVQKYGGTSMGSAERIHNVAKRVLESVALNHQVVVVVSAMSGETDKLLEFCKNFSHNPNKREMDRIVSTGEIISSAALCMALERYGSKAISLSGAEAGILTTSHFQNAQIQSINTARLNKLLTEGYVIVVAGFQGASIEHEITTLGRGGSDLSAVALAGALKADLCEIYTDVDGVYTTDPRIEKKAQKITQISYDEMLELASMGAKVLLNRSVELAKKLNVKLVTRSSFNHSEGTLIVAEKDIKENNMEAPVVSGIALDKNQARVSMEGVEDRPGIAAEIFSALAEYRINVDMIVQTIGRDGKTDLDFTIPQTQIEDTKEALEPFLTQTASIDYDENIAKVSVVGVGMKSHSGVASTAFKALAKENINIMMIATSEIKISMLIDIKYAELAVRTLHSVYKLDA; this is translated from the coding sequence GTGTTAATCGTTCAAAAATATGGTGGCACAAGCATGGGTAGTGCTGAAAGAATCCATAATGTTGCCAAAAGAGTGTTAGAGAGTGTTGCCTTAAACCATCAAGTTGTGGTAGTGGTCTCTGCTATGAGTGGCGAAACTGACAAGCTTTTAGAATTTTGCAAAAATTTTAGCCATAACCCCAATAAACGAGAAATGGATAGAATTGTAAGCACAGGCGAGATAATCTCAAGCGCTGCTTTATGCATGGCATTAGAAAGATATGGTTCTAAGGCTATTTCATTAAGTGGGGCAGAGGCTGGGATTTTAACCACTTCACATTTTCAAAACGCTCAAATCCAATCTATCAACACCGCACGCTTAAACAAACTTTTAACAGAGGGTTATGTCATTGTAGTAGCAGGCTTTCAAGGCGCTAGTATAGAGCATGAAATCACTACTTTGGGGCGTGGAGGGAGCGATTTGAGTGCGGTCGCACTAGCTGGAGCTTTAAAAGCAGATTTATGCGAAATCTATACTGATGTAGATGGCGTATATACCACCGACCCAAGAATTGAAAAAAAGGCTCAAAAAATCACACAAATTAGTTATGATGAAATGCTTGAGCTTGCCTCTATGGGGGCTAAAGTATTATTAAATCGCTCTGTGGAATTAGCTAAAAAACTCAATGTTAAGCTAGTTACTCGCAGTTCGTTTAATCATAGTGAAGGCACACTCATTGTAGCAGAAAAAGACATTAAGGAAAACAACATGGAAGCACCTGTAGTAAGCGGGATTGCACTAGATAAGAATCAAGCTCGTGTGAGCATGGAGGGCGTAGAAGATAGACCGGGCATTGCGGCTGAAATCTTTAGTGCTTTGGCTGAGTATCGCATTAATGTGGATATGATAGTTCAAACCATTGGTAGAGATGGCAAAACTGATTTAGATTTCACTATCCCTCAAACTCAAATAGAAGATACCAAAGAGGCTTTAGAGCCCTTTTTGACTCAAACTGCCTCTATTGATTATGATGAAAATATTGCTAAAGTTTCAGTTGTAGGTGTGGGCATGAAATCGCACTCTGGCGTAGCAAGCACAGCCTTTAAAGCCCTAGCTAAAGAAAATATCAATATTATGATGATTGCTACAAGTGAAATTAAAATTTCTATGCTTATTGATATTAAATATGCCGAATTAGCTGTTAGAACCTTGCATTCTGTTTATAAACTAGACGCATGA
- the folP gene encoding dihydropteroate synthase, translating to MTLKRLNPNALKTALHNIGSEKIAQAHMLKKGVSLVFEIKDLPLSATLILKQEALSVGGDFATPKDCILAKKPFYDGILIVNAKQLERLITKCYSQPFGLKTLAQELKNHLKSPKPNAPQIMAILNLTPDSFYEKSRFDNKNAIEEIYQHLEKGITLIDIGAASSKPGSEIIDPKIEQKRLKEVLYEIKSQKLYEHAKFSIDTYHASTAKMALEHHFSVLNDVSGFSSVEMLEVARDYKPTCVLMHAKKTPKDMQENVFYHNLFDEMDIFFKDKLEILEKYALKDIILDIGFGFAKLKEHNLALIKHLSHFLKFKKPLLVGASRKNTIGLITGREVEKRLSGTLALHLMALQNGASILRVHDVDEHIDLIKVFNSLEESI from the coding sequence ATGACTTTAAAACGCCTTAATCCTAACGCCTTAAAAACCGCCCTTCACAACATAGGCTCAGAAAAAATCGCTCAAGCTCATATGCTTAAAAAAGGCGTTAGTTTAGTCTTTGAAATCAAAGATTTGCCCCTAAGCGCTACGCTTATTTTAAAACAAGAAGCCTTGAGTGTGGGGGGTGATTTTGCCACGCCAAAAGATTGTATCCTAGCCAAAAAGCCTTTTTATGATGGCATTCTCATTGTTAATGCCAAACAATTAGAACGCCTTATCACCAAGTGTTATTCCCAACCCTTTGGGCTTAAAACTCTAGCACAAGAATTAAAAAATCATCTCAAATCCCCCAAGCCTAACGCCCCACAAATTATGGCAATTTTAAATCTCACGCCTGATAGTTTCTATGAAAAGAGCCGTTTTGATAATAAAAATGCCATTGAAGAAATCTATCAACACCTTGAAAAAGGCATCACTCTCATTGATATAGGTGCAGCAAGCTCAAAACCCGGAAGTGAAATCATTGACCCAAAGATAGAACAGAAGCGTTTGAAAGAAGTCTTATATGAAATCAAATCTCAAAAACTCTATGAACATGCTAAATTTAGTATAGACACCTATCATGCAAGCACAGCCAAAATGGCTTTAGAACACCATTTTTCTGTTCTTAATGATGTGAGCGGTTTTAGTAGCGTTGAAATGCTAGAAGTCGCAAGAGACTACAAGCCAACTTGTGTTTTAATGCATGCCAAAAAAACTCCCAAAGACATGCAAGAAAATGTCTTTTATCACAACTTATTTGATGAAATGGATATTTTCTTTAAAGACAAACTAGAGATTTTAGAAAAATACGCCCTTAAGGATATTATTTTAGATATAGGGTTTGGATTTGCCAAACTAAAAGAGCATAATCTAGCCTTAATCAAGCACTTAAGCCACTTTCTAAAATTTAAAAAGCCCTTGCTAGTTGGGGCAAGCCGTAAAAACACTATCGGTCTTATTACAGGGCGTGAAGTTGAAAAGCGACTTTCTGGCACTTTAGCTTTGCATTTAATGGCATTACAAAATGGAGCGAGCATTTTAAGAGTGCATGATGTTGATGAGCATATAGATTTAATCAAAGTGTTTAATAGCCTAGAAGAAAGTATCTAA
- a CDS encoding RNA pyrophosphohydrolase, whose translation MSKTYRPNVAAVILSPNYPLECEIFVAERIDIQGAWQFPQGGIDEGESALEALKRELLEEIGTNEVEVLAQYPKWIAYDFPSNMERKLYPFDGQKQRYFLVRLKHSNQINLNAHTPEFRAYQFVGFKDLLKKVAPFKRQVYRQVISYFKTEGYLGC comes from the coding sequence ATGAGCAAAACTTACCGACCCAATGTTGCTGCTGTTATTTTGTCGCCAAACTACCCTTTGGAGTGTGAAATATTTGTTGCAGAGCGCATAGATATTCAAGGCGCTTGGCAATTCCCTCAAGGGGGCATTGATGAGGGCGAGAGTGCTTTGGAGGCATTAAAAAGAGAGCTATTAGAAGAAATTGGCACTAATGAAGTAGAAGTCTTAGCGCAATATCCCAAATGGATTGCTTATGATTTCCCAAGTAATATGGAGCGCAAGCTCTATCCTTTTGATGGGCAAAAGCAACGCTACTTTTTAGTGCGCTTAAAGCATTCAAACCAAATCAATTTAAATGCGCATACGCCAGAATTTAGGGCTTACCAATTTGTAGGTTTTAAAGATTTACTTAAAAAAGTAGCGCCTTTTAAGCGTCAAGTGTATCGCCAAGTGATTTCTTATTTTAAAACAGAGGGGTATTTAGGGTGTTAA
- a CDS encoding c-type cytochrome: MKKVVLVFGALALANVLMAAEAKDLAKGCIGCHGAKFEKKAMGKSKVVNSMTEKEIKEELMAFKEGKKKSPVMEMQAKKLSAEDIKALAKYIPTLK, translated from the coding sequence ATGAAAAAGGTTGTTCTAGTTTTTGGTGCTTTAGCACTTGCAAATGTTTTAATGGCAGCAGAGGCAAAAGATCTTGCCAAGGGTTGCATTGGTTGCCATGGTGCTAAATTTGAAAAGAAAGCTATGGGTAAGAGCAAAGTAGTTAATTCAATGACTGAAAAAGAAATTAAAGAAGAACTTATGGCTTTCAAAGAAGGCAAGAAGAAAAGCCCTGTAATGGAAATGCAAGCTAAGAAATTAAGCGCAGAAGACATCAAAGCTTTAGCTAAATATATCCCTACTCTTAAGTAA
- a CDS encoding DNA polymerase III subunit delta': MKNLNRLIYTNDIEESLEEEASLFENCTKFYTEIYEKDKNTTIKTFNKDFRIEHAKEVIAKASLTHSKLNAFLIGAPSYGIEAQNALLKILEEPPNNVCFIMFAKSPNHVLTTIKSRLVKEDRRQKIPLKPLDLDLSRLDLKDIYAFLKELDKENFDSRENQREKIESLLESVNRHNIKLSEQELQAFDLAIKANSSYYKLSYNLLPLLLSLLYKKKQQ, translated from the coding sequence GTGAAAAACTTAAATCGCCTCATTTATACTAATGATATTGAAGAAAGCCTAGAAGAAGAGGCAAGTCTTTTTGAAAATTGCACCAAATTCTACACTGAAATTTATGAAAAGGATAAAAACACTACCATAAAAACTTTCAATAAAGATTTTAGAATTGAGCATGCCAAAGAAGTGATTGCTAAAGCAAGTTTGACACATTCTAAATTAAACGCCTTTTTAATTGGTGCTCCAAGTTATGGCATAGAGGCTCAAAACGCTCTTTTAAAAATCTTAGAAGAACCCCCAAACAATGTCTGTTTCATCATGTTTGCCAAAAGCCCAAACCATGTTTTAACCACTATTAAATCCCGATTAGTAAAAGAAGATAGGCGCCAAAAAATCCCCCTAAAGCCCTTAGATTTAGATTTATCTAGGCTAGATTTAAAGGATATTTATGCGTTTTTAAAAGAATTAGACAAAGAAAATTTTGATTCAAGAGAAAATCAAAGAGAAAAAATTGAAAGCCTACTAGAAAGTGTTAATAGGCATAACATCAAACTAAGCGAGCAGGAATTACAAGCCTTTGATTTAGCTATTAAAGCCAATAGCTCTTATTACAAGCTTAGCTACAATCTCTTGCCCCTACTCTTAAGCCTTTTATACAAGAAAAAACAGCAATGA
- a CDS encoding HobA family DNA replication regulator, which produces MKNFYDWINGFVRDQGEIIAQESGWLELERSNYANLIAQTISHLLNGGSLLISTDSSRHWFLEYILSNLNPKNSANRPLLPIIDFNHSSFYPNEDANMSLATIELTYQNPMFWHIGKIETKEMEKLLLEKNPSFLWLFENLKEDCLLLNEHDPLLDYKLLQLFKLFDNALFAVLYNKVVLE; this is translated from the coding sequence ATGAAGAATTTCTATGATTGGATAAATGGCTTTGTAAGAGACCAAGGCGAGATAATTGCTCAAGAAAGCGGGTGGCTAGAATTAGAGCGCTCAAACTATGCAAATTTAATCGCACAAACTATCTCGCATTTGCTTAATGGGGGCTCATTGCTTATTAGCACTGATTCTTCTAGGCATTGGTTTTTAGAATATATCCTTTCTAATCTTAATCCCAAAAATTCAGCTAATCGCCCTTTATTGCCCATAATTGATTTTAATCATTCTTCTTTCTATCCCAATGAAGATGCCAACATGTCCTTAGCCACCATAGAACTTACCTATCAAAACCCTATGTTTTGGCATATTGGTAAAATTGAAACTAAAGAAATGGAAAAATTACTTTTAGAAAAGAACCCAAGCTTTTTGTGGCTTTTTGAAAACCTTAAAGAAGATTGCTTGCTTTTAAATGAGCATGACCCTTTGTTAGATTATAAATTGTTGCAACTTTTCAAGCTTTTTGACAATGCGCTTTTTGCCGTGCTATACAATAAGGTTGTCTTAGAGTGA
- a CDS encoding class II 3-deoxy-7-phosphoheptulonate synthase translates to MPHTTTWSPDSWRNFPIEQHPIYKNKEELERVKKELRSYPPLVFAGEARNLQERLAQAIDNKAFLLQGGDCAESFSQFSANRIRDMFKVMMQMAITLTFAGSMPIVKVGRIAGQFAKPRSSATEMLDNEEVLSYRGDIINGILKDEREPKAERMLKAYHQSVATLNLIRAFAQGGLANLEQVHRFNLDFVKNNNQKYQQIADKITQALGFMQACGVEIERTPILKEVEFYTSHEALLLHYEEPLVRKDSLSDKFYDCSAHMLWIGERTRNPKGAHVEFLRGVENPLGVKIGPNASASEILELCDVLNPHNIKGRLNLIVRMGSEIIKERLPKLLREVLREKRHILWSIDPMHGNTIKTSSGVKTRAFDCVLDEVKSFFEIHESEGSLASGVHLEMTGENVTECIGGSQAITEESLNCHYYTQCDPRLNATQALELAFLIADMLKKQRAVLVEKH, encoded by the coding sequence ATGCCACACACAACAACTTGGTCGCCAGATTCTTGGCGCAATTTCCCTATAGAGCAACACCCTATCTATAAAAATAAGGAAGAGTTAGAGAGGGTTAAAAAAGAATTACGCTCTTACCCACCTTTAGTGTTTGCTGGTGAAGCTAGAAACTTGCAAGAAAGATTAGCCCAAGCCATTGACAATAAGGCGTTTTTATTGCAAGGGGGCGATTGTGCGGAGTCGTTTTCTCAATTTAGTGCTAATAGAATTAGGGACATGTTTAAGGTGATGATGCAAATGGCGATTACTCTTACTTTTGCTGGCTCTATGCCTATTGTTAAAGTGGGGCGCATTGCTGGACAATTTGCTAAGCCTCGTTCTAGTGCGACTGAAATGTTAGATAATGAAGAAGTGCTAAGTTATAGGGGTGATATTATCAATGGGATTTTAAAAGATGAAAGAGAGCCAAAGGCTGAACGCATGCTTAAAGCCTATCATCAAAGTGTAGCGACCTTAAATCTTATTAGAGCCTTTGCTCAAGGTGGGTTAGCCAATTTAGAGCAAGTGCATCGTTTCAATTTGGATTTTGTCAAAAATAACAACCAAAAATACCAACAAATCGCAGATAAAATCACGCAAGCTTTGGGATTTATGCAAGCTTGTGGGGTAGAGATAGAGCGCACACCCATTCTTAAAGAAGTGGAATTTTACACAAGTCATGAGGCATTATTGTTGCATTATGAAGAGCCTTTAGTGCGTAAGGATAGTTTGAGTGATAAATTTTATGATTGTTCTGCACACATGCTTTGGATTGGCGAAAGAACTAGAAACCCTAAGGGCGCTCATGTAGAGTTTTTAAGGGGGGTTGAAAATCCTTTAGGGGTAAAAATAGGGCCCAATGCGAGTGCGAGTGAAATTTTAGAATTATGCGATGTTTTAAATCCGCACAATATTAAGGGGCGTTTGAATTTGATTGTGCGTATGGGTTCTGAGATAATCAAAGAGCGTTTACCTAAGCTTTTAAGGGAAGTTTTGAGAGAAAAACGCCATATTTTATGGAGCATAGACCCTATGCATGGCAATACGATTAAAACGAGTTCGGGGGTTAAAACAAGGGCTTTTGATTGTGTGCTTGATGAGGTAAAAAGCTTTTTTGAAATTCATGAAAGCGAGGGGAGTTTAGCATCTGGGGTGCATTTGGAAATGACAGGAGAAAATGTTACAGAATGTATCGGTGGCTCGCAAGCGATTACCGAAGAGAGCTTGAATTGCCATTATTACACGCAATGCGACCCAAGACTAAACGCTACTCAAGCCCTAGAACTAGCCTTTTTAATTGCTGATATGCTCAAAAAACAGCGTGCTGTTTTAGTAGAGAAACATTAA